In the Bacillus shivajii genome, one interval contains:
- a CDS encoding N-acetylmuramoyl-L-alanine amidase, which yields MQKFIIFFKISLIFLLALGLIPIETKANSTNDSDNTVNAQSVANPASISRIDGANLYETSALISSKGWSQADTVIIARGDRFSDALAGVPLAAKYDAPLLLSRNNRLDSFTKNELQRLSPKKVIILGGHLAIEESVENDIRALNIQVERLAGNNMHDTAELIANEVAPNGSEKAFIVTDSRFEDALSIASYAGVNEIPILLTEKDSLPQQTSQALSELDVEKVYALGGDLVISESALSQINVDYERIYGQTRFDTNTKVLNRFNLNSNKAYIATSDRFPDGLSGGALAAKQRADVVLVGDNIHQTTENHLLSKSYRDLFVLGGELAVNSKVYGDLHTILEDPTKTVFRLGDYHSKVIELRNSLADAGYSTSDQPKNYFGPSTRTAVTDFQRDSGITVDGVAGPQTFSTLREAVSNQKTYGYVSVSTTLNVRSGPGTSYSIIDSLSNNTKVEILETTSNDWHKIGYDGKIGYVSAQFVELVIPSDGSLEGKKIILDPGHGGSDPGGIGNGIIEKDLVLDISLKARQILEDAGATVIMTRTDDTYLTLSQRSTLANSSSADIFISVHANLFNGVVQGTETFWHGRYERSRSISLANSIQDSVVEKMGTRYRRVAEGNFHVVRETKIPSTLLEVAFMDHPDDAAKLKQSSYRQRAAEGIYEGVLNYFK from the coding sequence ATGCAAAAGTTTATAATCTTTTTTAAGATTTCCTTAATATTTTTGTTGGCGCTTGGGCTAATCCCTATTGAAACTAAAGCAAACTCTACTAACGATTCTGATAATACAGTTAATGCACAAAGTGTCGCGAACCCAGCTTCAATATCAAGGATTGATGGAGCTAATCTATACGAAACCTCAGCCTTGATTTCATCCAAAGGTTGGTCTCAAGCCGACACTGTAATCATTGCAAGAGGAGATCGCTTTTCAGACGCATTAGCAGGAGTTCCATTAGCTGCCAAATACGATGCCCCTTTACTTTTATCAAGAAATAACCGCTTAGATTCATTTACAAAAAATGAACTTCAGCGATTAAGTCCAAAAAAAGTAATCATTTTAGGGGGACACCTAGCAATTGAAGAAAGTGTTGAAAACGACATAAGAGCTTTAAATATTCAAGTAGAAAGATTAGCAGGCAACAATATGCATGATACAGCCGAGCTCATAGCCAATGAGGTAGCTCCCAACGGTTCAGAAAAAGCTTTTATTGTGACCGATTCGAGATTTGAAGATGCTCTATCGATCGCTTCATATGCAGGTGTTAATGAGATTCCAATTCTTTTAACAGAAAAAGATTCACTCCCTCAACAAACAAGCCAAGCTTTATCAGAGCTAGATGTTGAAAAAGTCTATGCATTAGGGGGAGACCTAGTAATAAGTGAAAGTGCATTAAGTCAAATAAATGTTGACTATGAAAGAATATACGGACAAACACGGTTCGATACAAACACTAAAGTACTTAATAGGTTTAACTTAAATTCAAACAAAGCTTATATCGCTACGTCTGACCGATTCCCAGATGGCCTTTCAGGTGGAGCGTTAGCAGCCAAACAACGAGCTGACGTCGTTCTCGTTGGAGACAATATTCATCAAACAACAGAAAATCACTTATTATCTAAAAGTTATCGTGACCTTTTCGTCCTTGGTGGTGAACTTGCAGTCAATTCTAAAGTTTACGGGGATCTGCACACGATCTTAGAAGACCCCACTAAAACAGTTTTTAGATTGGGAGACTACCATAGTAAAGTTATAGAGTTAAGGAATTCACTAGCTGATGCAGGATATTCTACGAGTGACCAACCAAAAAACTACTTTGGCCCAAGTACTCGAACAGCAGTCACAGACTTCCAACGAGATAGTGGAATTACAGTTGATGGGGTTGCTGGTCCACAGACATTCTCAACTTTAAGAGAGGCAGTTTCTAACCAAAAAACTTATGGTTATGTCTCAGTCTCAACTACCTTAAATGTTAGAAGTGGTCCAGGTACAAGTTATAGTATTATTGATTCATTATCTAACAATACGAAAGTAGAAATTTTAGAGACAACGAGTAACGATTGGCATAAGATTGGATATGACGGTAAAATTGGTTATGTATCTGCACAATTTGTAGAGTTGGTGATACCTTCAGATGGATCTCTTGAAGGGAAAAAAATAATCCTTGACCCAGGTCACGGGGGATCTGACCCAGGCGGTATTGGAAATGGAATTATTGAAAAAGATTTAGTGCTAGATATCTCTTTAAAAGCTAGACAAATCTTAGAAGACGCTGGTGCTACAGTAATAATGACAAGGACAGATGATACTTATTTAACCTTGTCACAACGATCAACTTTAGCAAACAGCTCAAGTGCTGATATTTTCATCAGTGTTCACGCCAACTTATTTAATGGGGTAGTACAAGGTACTGAAACTTTTTGGCACGGAAGGTATGAAAGATCAAGAAGTATTAGTTTAGCCAACTCTATTCAAGATAGTGTTGTTGAAAAAATGGGCACTCGTTACCGTAGAGTTGCTGAAGGAAATTTCCATGTCGTTAGAGAAACAAAGATTCCAAGTACACTATTAGAAGTAGCCTTTATGGATCACCCAGATGATGCAGCAAAGCTTAAACAAAGCAGTTATAGACAAAGAGCAGCTGAAGGGATTTATGAAGGTGTGCTAAATTACTTTAAATAG
- a CDS encoding bifunctional glycosyltransferase/CDP-glycerol:glycerophosphate glycerophosphotransferase — translation MSKVSVIVPVYNDEENIGRCLHSISEQTHSDIEVIIIDDGSNDGTHKVIEKYLKDDNRFYYINNDNNQGVASARNTGIKKATGDFLYFIDSDDFIAPYSIEVLVNHIKDHLMIVGPIHKYNSAVEFTQPDINAVKVKKIKAKSKKFASRTRSVANILFNAEFIREQDVFFEENVKHYSDLSFNISLFQQLSELPQVNTPTYMRGPYDDPINKPRLHQLTDDQKIYDFLYVYNQLAENFVGNSAIKKDMDNRLLDLYFNTVVNRVLDDEDVLGEWIASLTKAVQHVNKKEIARRGSIGSKEILAIKSGNLKLTLKRMKMRTFVSRVKKVFKSKQNLYKELYQSLFQKLPLKKNRVVFESFGGKSYSCNPKYIYEELLKENDNKYKFIWIYEGEKEVIPGNPIVIKRFSLKYYYYLATSKYWVFNARTPNFLTKREGIVYLQTWHGTPLKKLGVDIKEVQMPGTTTEKYKWNFYNESRKWDYLISPNSYSTTIFKRAFHFDKHMLEFGYPRNDALYLENDQLEKKKKEVIAKSNLPTNKKVILYAPTWRDDEFFGKGKYKFDIKLNLEEMKKQLGNEYVVVLRMHYLISNNLNIDGLEGFAYNLSDYEDIAELYLISDILITDYSSVFFDYANLKRPMIFYAYDIDKYRENLRGFYMDYENELPGPIIKSTDEVIRVVKDIGHIQEDYKEKMHSFYNKFCNFDDGKAARNVINAVVKK, via the coding sequence ATGAGTAAAGTGTCAGTAATTGTACCAGTATATAATGATGAGGAAAATATTGGACGGTGTTTACATTCCATTTCAGAACAAACACATTCTGATATCGAAGTAATTATAATAGATGATGGGTCAAATGATGGAACGCATAAAGTTATTGAGAAATATTTAAAGGATGATAATCGCTTTTATTATATTAATAATGACAATAATCAAGGTGTAGCTTCAGCTAGAAATACAGGTATAAAAAAGGCAACTGGTGATTTCCTTTATTTTATTGATAGTGATGACTTCATCGCACCATATTCGATTGAAGTGCTTGTAAATCATATAAAAGATCACCTAATGATTGTTGGCCCAATTCATAAATATAATTCAGCAGTCGAATTCACCCAACCAGATATTAATGCAGTCAAAGTAAAAAAAATAAAGGCTAAATCGAAAAAATTTGCTTCACGTACAAGAAGTGTTGCGAATATACTATTTAATGCAGAGTTTATTCGTGAACAAGACGTGTTCTTTGAAGAGAATGTAAAACATTACTCGGATCTATCATTTAATATCTCGTTATTTCAACAATTAAGTGAATTACCACAAGTAAATACGCCTACTTATATGAGAGGACCTTATGATGATCCGATTAATAAGCCTAGACTTCATCAATTAACAGATGACCAGAAAATTTATGATTTTCTTTATGTATATAATCAATTAGCTGAAAACTTTGTTGGAAATTCAGCAATAAAAAAAGATATGGATAACAGGCTTTTAGATCTCTATTTTAATACTGTTGTTAATAGGGTATTGGATGATGAGGATGTATTAGGTGAATGGATCGCTTCACTTACTAAAGCAGTACAGCATGTTAATAAAAAAGAAATAGCTAGACGCGGTTCAATCGGGAGTAAAGAAATTTTAGCGATAAAAAGTGGCAACCTAAAACTTACACTGAAGCGTATGAAAATGAGAACATTCGTTTCAAGGGTGAAAAAAGTATTTAAGAGTAAACAGAACCTATATAAAGAACTATATCAATCGTTATTTCAAAAGCTCCCTCTCAAAAAAAATAGAGTCGTTTTTGAAAGTTTTGGAGGTAAAAGCTACTCTTGTAACCCGAAATATATTTATGAAGAATTACTAAAAGAAAATGATAACAAATATAAGTTTATATGGATATATGAGGGTGAAAAAGAGGTGATCCCAGGAAATCCAATTGTTATCAAAAGGTTCAGTTTAAAATACTATTATTATTTAGCTACATCAAAGTATTGGGTATTCAATGCAAGAACGCCTAACTTTTTAACTAAAAGAGAAGGGATTGTTTACTTGCAAACTTGGCATGGTACGCCACTAAAGAAATTGGGTGTTGATATTAAGGAAGTTCAAATGCCAGGTACTACAACAGAGAAATATAAGTGGAACTTTTATAATGAATCTAGGAAATGGGACTACTTAATTTCTCCAAATTCATATTCGACTACCATCTTTAAGAGAGCATTCCATTTTGATAAGCACATGCTGGAGTTTGGCTATCCAAGAAATGATGCATTATATTTAGAAAACGACCAATTAGAGAAGAAAAAGAAGGAAGTTATTGCAAAATCAAATTTGCCGACGAATAAAAAAGTTATATTATATGCTCCTACTTGGAGAGATGATGAATTTTTTGGGAAAGGTAAATATAAATTTGATATTAAATTAAACTTAGAAGAAATGAAAAAACAGCTTGGGAATGAGTATGTTGTAGTTCTACGTATGCATTATTTAATCTCCAATAATTTAAACATCGATGGATTAGAAGGTTTTGCATATAACCTCTCAGATTACGAAGATATAGCAGAGCTTTACCTAATTTCTGATATTCTTATAACAGATTATTCCTCTGTCTTTTTTGATTATGCTAATTTAAAAAGACCTATGATTTTTTATGCGTATGATATTGATAAATATCGCGAAAATTTAAGGGGCTTTTATATGGACTATGAGAATGAATTGCCTGGTCCAATTATTAAATCGACAGATGAGGTCATTCGTGTAGTTAAGGATATTGGCCATATTCAAGAAGATTATAAGGAAAAAATGCATTCGTTTTATAACAAATTTTGTAATTTTGATGATGGTAAGGCGGCAAGAAATGTTATTAATGCTGTAGTTAAGAAGTGA
- a CDS encoding cell wall-binding repeat-containing protein: MKNINLLFILSMVIIFTTSFATLQEASSGSDWNVNKEKSYDRVVSDTFDTHSIEKQFLIENSDEVSYVKQNNEVVSEIEYGYVEKITEFTVDNRTYLLIENRYDGSASTLKYVVVNVSEEDLEVIYSSEPLSRGLVKFDEENGNFHISTPVYSENDSLAEPSKVGVSYFDLASSSLNEIKSEEMSIAEYTKTFKQEEPEFGIFSSAESYSNPSWDEVNRLLTETAIEYNIPPEVFKAIAWQESRWRQFDTNGDPVIGFDGRGLGIMQITHTKEYLENNPDEERKLKYDIEYNIKKGAEILIDKWNWTNNLLPVVNDGDWKTIDNWYFAIVAYNGIGIINDPSNPESPAGYPYQNRIYDHMKNHGLLHVYQIPDGQLNIGVRKDNPNVMDFRANMHYETPKPHDRTKHLYEKGDRVKTTANSLTLRNEPGGSNIGTIPWGSELTITGGRKYQNNANNHFVWYPVEYNGQNGYVASSYLTDSNETIRKYGQTRFSTAAKISQQGWRTSDTVVLVRGDEFPDALAGAPLAYQLDAPMLVTRTNTLRPETKQEIKRLGAKNVVILGGHLAIDDSVEKVLEQDMGLNVDRIDGRTRFDTARMIADRLGDGNHEEAIVINVDAFADAMAIAPYASKNGIPILLTNKSNIPDVTKEVLDNVERTILLGGDLVISDSIANDMPNAQRFEGRTRYDTTEMIVSELNSNRDHAYVVSGEDFVDGLTGSVLAAKRGHSIILTDTDKLPPVSKNLMNDFNRVTIVGGPLAIAENVVNEIKNR, from the coding sequence ATGAAGAATATTAATTTATTATTTATTCTGTCAATGGTGATCATTTTCACAACTTCTTTTGCGACTTTACAGGAAGCGTCTAGTGGGAGTGATTGGAATGTCAATAAAGAAAAAAGTTATGATCGTGTAGTAAGCGACACGTTTGATACACATTCTATTGAAAAGCAATTTTTAATAGAAAATAGTGACGAAGTAAGTTATGTGAAGCAAAATAACGAGGTTGTAAGCGAAATTGAATATGGTTACGTTGAAAAAATAACAGAATTCACTGTAGACAATCGTACATATTTATTAATTGAAAATCGTTATGATGGTAGTGCTAGTACATTAAAGTATGTCGTTGTCAATGTTTCAGAAGAAGACTTAGAGGTTATCTACAGTTCAGAACCGTTATCAAGAGGATTGGTGAAATTTGATGAAGAAAATGGGAATTTTCATATTTCAACACCCGTTTACTCAGAAAATGATAGTTTAGCAGAACCGAGCAAGGTAGGTGTTTCTTATTTTGATTTGGCTTCATCATCACTGAATGAAATCAAGTCTGAAGAAATGAGTATAGCTGAATATACTAAAACTTTTAAACAAGAAGAGCCAGAGTTTGGGATTTTTTCATCAGCAGAGTCGTATTCAAACCCTAGCTGGGATGAGGTTAATCGATTATTAACTGAAACAGCAATAGAATACAACATTCCTCCAGAAGTCTTTAAAGCTATTGCTTGGCAGGAAAGTAGATGGAGACAGTTTGATACAAATGGTGATCCAGTAATAGGCTTTGATGGTAGAGGTCTAGGGATTATGCAAATTACACATACAAAAGAATATCTAGAAAATAATCCTGATGAAGAGCGTAAATTGAAGTATGATATCGAATATAATATAAAAAAAGGTGCAGAAATTCTAATAGATAAATGGAACTGGACAAATAATTTGCTTCCAGTTGTAAATGATGGAGATTGGAAGACAATCGATAATTGGTATTTTGCAATCGTTGCTTATAACGGCATTGGAATTATTAATGATCCAAGTAACCCCGAATCACCAGCAGGGTACCCATATCAAAACCGAATTTATGACCATATGAAAAACCATGGTTTGTTGCATGTTTATCAAATTCCTGACGGACAGTTAAATATCGGTGTTAGAAAAGATAATCCTAATGTAATGGATTTCCGTGCCAACATGCATTATGAAACTCCAAAGCCTCACGATCGAACAAAGCATCTTTATGAGAAAGGGGATCGTGTGAAAACGACGGCTAATTCTTTAACCTTAAGGAATGAGCCAGGTGGAAGTAATATTGGGACTATTCCATGGGGATCAGAATTAACGATTACTGGAGGAAGAAAATACCAAAACAATGCAAATAACCATTTCGTGTGGTATCCGGTCGAATATAATGGGCAGAATGGATATGTTGCATCTAGTTATTTAACAGATAGCAATGAAACGATTCGAAAATATGGTCAGACTCGTTTTTCGACGGCTGCAAAAATTTCTCAGCAAGGTTGGAGAACATCAGATACAGTTGTACTTGTTAGAGGAGACGAGTTTCCTGATGCATTAGCTGGAGCACCGTTAGCTTATCAATTGGATGCACCAATGTTAGTAACTAGAACTAATACGTTACGCCCTGAGACGAAGCAGGAAATTAAACGCTTAGGGGCAAAAAATGTCGTAATTTTAGGTGGCCACCTTGCTATTGATGATAGTGTCGAAAAAGTACTAGAGCAGGATATGGGATTAAATGTTGACCGTATTGATGGTCGTACGCGCTTTGACACAGCAAGGATGATTGCAGACAGACTTGGTGATGGAAATCATGAAGAAGCAATTGTTATTAATGTTGATGCTTTTGCTGACGCTATGGCGATTGCACCATATGCATCTAAGAATGGAATTCCAATTCTCTTGACAAATAAAAGTAATATTCCAGATGTAACAAAAGAGGTTTTAGATAATGTGGAACGTACGATTTTACTTGGTGGGGACCTCGTTATATCAGATTCTATAGCAAATGATATGCCAAATGCTCAGCGTTTTGAAGGTCGTACGAGATATGATACAACAGAAATGATTGTAAGTGAGTTAAATTCAAACCGTGACCATGCTTATGTTGTTAGCGGGGAAGATTTTGTAGATGGACTCACTGGGTCAGTATTAGCAGCTAAAAGAGGACATTCAATCATACTTACTGATACAGATAAGTTACCACCTGTATCAAAGAATTTAATGAACGACTTTAACAGGGTTACTATTGTAGGAGGTCCTTTAGCAATTGCTGAAAATGTGGTAAATGAAATAAAAAACAGGTAA
- a CDS encoding CDP-glycerol glycerophosphotransferase family protein, which translates to MIEVIKEKNFPFLKRSDIIRRIYRKVVHQLNERRKKYKFQLVDTLINDNEMELTCILPSLPRKLQLNKVEQFSYIEVVNHEQGSNKETDNHLMESVDCIVDRSTKEIKVISSLKFDFKHLTEEDFLRKWKIYIVLSDGNREIKYRTRVYHPNLLDYSKFYYDRNNKELIYPFITRNGKLSLEATRVEKLSYIHSFPNCVTHIEKTETGYMVHGTVHYPILQDMVDVEEIGIVIKERKGRFVKKIPLNLNLNGKWHVHISTDSFAYSSGLSNVYFYLRDAHDEKLFKAATSGGSLMESDSQIITDDRKGVIKLFPFKTSKNVLSIRTQTETLKIHHFHVIREQTRLIMKGEVELPEYVGADSNFEVLFRERNSEKKIYVPTNIKEFKGREGRIAVECILNEEDLFNVDKAHNKINDVYLQVTSKGRSLHYRFRTRDKMIAESTKKEHKTNNSIYHSYFYSTVHNRLSFTFREVPLQRDVTNIFFESGYLHLSGSAFATGLSYSRVKNQETYIIAKGRNNEKEIYFPVHKRNPLSKFIFKHKHQFKVSIPLNILDGLRDIDKDIIDFYIMIRTHEVTKKRKLGCQHFEYNKDGITGSYVDRGKEFAKGYYATFTPRGNIKIETYCYTNHQLHLLDEANEKWRRHELSKDIWIVGERPDTAQDTGYHFFKYLRENYPNKEVYYVINSSSKDIRNIEPLGNVLFIGSDEHIEKCLYATAFFGSHDLEYLLPFKGVAMESYKNALKVFLQHGVLGRKNVEYHKKYYDYPFDLFCVSSSGEKQMVVEKMGYHQSDVKVTGLSRFDNLLTNHETEPTILLIPTWREWLSTEEDFLQSDYFERFKSLLMNKDLHSVLENNNVKLKFYPHYRMQHYLDHFCLIDHDNIEVIGLGEENVQDLLKSTSLMITDYSSVTFDYTFMSKPVIYYHFDRESFFKNGILRPVSETFLGEIVNNENELIVEIEKAILNDFKEKDDVKNNKHTIFDKVDSKNCERIVKVTNDYILEHKNTRIDSNITE; encoded by the coding sequence ATGATTGAAGTGATAAAGGAGAAAAACTTCCCCTTTTTAAAACGAAGTGATATCATTAGACGCATTTATAGGAAAGTTGTTCATCAATTGAATGAAAGGCGAAAAAAATATAAATTTCAATTAGTTGACACTCTTATTAATGATAATGAAATGGAGTTGACTTGTATACTTCCTTCATTACCACGGAAGCTGCAATTAAATAAAGTAGAACAGTTCTCTTACATAGAGGTTGTTAACCATGAGCAAGGGAGTAATAAGGAAACCGACAACCATTTAATGGAAAGTGTTGATTGCATCGTTGATAGATCAACAAAGGAAATTAAGGTCATTTCTTCTTTAAAGTTTGATTTTAAACACTTAACAGAAGAGGACTTCTTAAGGAAATGGAAAATATATATCGTTCTTTCTGATGGAAATAGGGAAATCAAGTATCGTACTCGTGTATACCATCCTAATTTACTCGATTATTCGAAGTTTTATTATGATCGGAACAATAAAGAACTTATATACCCCTTTATAACTAGGAATGGGAAACTAAGTTTAGAAGCAACACGGGTAGAGAAACTTTCTTACATTCACTCATTTCCTAACTGTGTTACACATATTGAAAAGACAGAAACAGGGTATATGGTACATGGAACTGTCCATTATCCAATTTTACAAGATATGGTAGATGTGGAGGAGATAGGAATAGTTATAAAAGAAAGGAAGGGGAGGTTCGTAAAAAAAATCCCGCTAAATTTAAACTTAAACGGTAAGTGGCATGTTCATATTTCAACTGATAGTTTTGCATATTCGTCCGGTTTATCTAACGTTTATTTTTATTTAAGAGACGCCCATGATGAAAAGTTGTTTAAGGCAGCAACTTCGGGTGGCTCATTAATGGAAAGTGACTCACAAATAATAACGGATGATAGAAAAGGTGTAATTAAGCTATTTCCTTTTAAAACTTCAAAAAATGTGCTTTCTATACGGACTCAAACTGAAACGTTGAAAATACATCACTTTCATGTGATTAGGGAACAAACACGTTTGATCATGAAAGGGGAGGTAGAACTCCCAGAATATGTAGGTGCAGACAGTAACTTTGAAGTGCTCTTTAGAGAACGTAACTCTGAAAAGAAGATATACGTGCCGACAAACATTAAGGAATTTAAAGGTAGGGAGGGGAGAATTGCTGTTGAATGTATATTAAATGAAGAGGATTTATTTAATGTCGATAAAGCCCATAATAAAATTAACGATGTTTATTTACAAGTCACTTCAAAAGGGAGATCCTTGCATTATAGATTTCGCACTCGAGATAAAATGATAGCCGAAAGTACAAAGAAAGAACATAAAACAAACAATTCTATTTATCATTCCTACTTTTATTCTACTGTGCATAATAGACTATCATTTACATTTAGGGAAGTTCCATTACAAAGGGATGTTACGAACATATTTTTTGAAAGTGGTTATTTGCATTTGTCGGGGAGCGCATTTGCGACAGGTTTGTCTTATAGTAGGGTTAAAAATCAAGAAACATATATTATTGCTAAAGGGAGAAATAATGAAAAAGAAATATATTTTCCCGTTCATAAGCGTAACCCTTTATCGAAATTTATTTTCAAACATAAACATCAATTTAAAGTTTCTATCCCTTTAAATATACTGGATGGACTCCGCGATATAGATAAAGATATTATTGATTTTTACATTATGATAAGAACGCATGAAGTTACAAAGAAGAGGAAATTAGGTTGTCAACATTTTGAATACAATAAAGACGGTATTACCGGATCATATGTCGATAGAGGAAAGGAATTCGCGAAAGGATATTATGCAACATTTACTCCTCGAGGGAATATAAAAATTGAAACTTATTGTTATACAAATCATCAGCTTCATTTGTTAGATGAAGCTAATGAAAAATGGAGGCGGCATGAATTATCAAAAGATATTTGGATCGTAGGTGAGAGACCGGATACAGCTCAAGATACAGGATATCATTTTTTTAAATATTTGAGAGAGAACTACCCAAATAAAGAGGTGTACTATGTTATTAATTCAAGTTCAAAAGATATTAGGAATATCGAACCTCTAGGGAATGTTTTATTTATTGGCAGTGATGAACATATAGAAAAATGTTTATATGCAACAGCTTTTTTCGGTTCACATGATCTAGAGTATTTGCTCCCGTTTAAGGGAGTTGCGATGGAGTCCTATAAAAATGCTTTAAAGGTATTCCTACAACATGGTGTACTAGGCCGTAAAAATGTTGAGTATCATAAAAAATATTATGATTACCCTTTCGATTTGTTTTGTGTGAGTTCATCTGGGGAAAAACAAATGGTTGTTGAAAAGATGGGGTATCACCAGAGTGATGTCAAAGTGACTGGATTATCTAGGTTTGATAATTTATTAACCAACCATGAGACGGAACCAACGATATTACTTATTCCGACTTGGAGAGAGTGGCTAAGTACAGAAGAGGACTTCTTACAATCAGACTACTTTGAGAGGTTTAAGTCATTATTAATGAATAAAGATCTTCACTCGGTTCTAGAAAATAATAATGTGAAGTTAAAATTTTATCCTCACTATCGGATGCAACACTATCTTGACCATTTTTGTCTTATTGATCATGACAACATTGAAGTAATTGGCTTAGGGGAAGAGAACGTCCAAGACTTATTGAAATCCACCAGTCTCATGATCACTGATTATTCTAGCGTGACATTCGACTACACATTTATGTCTAAGCCAGTCATTTATTATCACTTTGACCGAGAGAGCTTTTTTAAAAATGGGATTCTTCGGCCAGTTAGTGAAACTTTTTTAGGTGAGATTGTAAATAATGAAAATGAATTAATTGTCGAGATTGAAAAGGCAATATTAAATGATTTTAAAGAAAAAGATGATGTTAAAAATAATAAGCATACTATTTTTGATAAAGTAGATAGTAAAAATTGCGAGAGAATAGTAAAAGTTACAAATGATTATATTTTAGAACATAAAAACACTAGAATTGATAGTAATATTACTGAATAA
- the tagD gene encoding glycerol-3-phosphate cytidylyltransferase, with translation MKKVITYGTFDLLHWGHINILKRAKALGDYLIVAISSDQFNEIKGKKAYHNYEHRKMILEAIRYVDEVIPEHTWDQKVQDVNNHDVDIFVMGDDWEGEFDFLKEHCEVIYLPRTEGISTTKIKEELMLVKN, from the coding sequence GTGAAAAAAGTAATTACTTATGGTACCTTTGATTTATTGCACTGGGGCCATATTAATATATTAAAACGAGCAAAAGCTTTAGGCGATTATCTAATAGTTGCAATTTCATCTGACCAGTTTAATGAAATAAAAGGGAAGAAAGCTTATCATAATTATGAACACCGTAAAATGATCCTTGAGGCAATTAGATATGTAGATGAAGTTATCCCTGAACACACCTGGGATCAAAAAGTACAAGATGTTAATAACCACGACGTCGATATTTTTGTGATGGGTGATGATTGGGAAGGGGAATTTGATTTCTTAAAAGAACATTGTGAAGTCATCTATCTCCCGAGAACTGAAGGGATTTCAACAACGAAAATAAAAGAAGAGTTAATGTTAGTTAAAAATTAA
- the tnpA gene encoding IS200/IS605 family transposase: protein MSSDNSLSHTRWNCKYHIVFIPKYRRKIIYGKLRRDIGAILRRLCDMKDVEIIEAHAMPDHIHMLVRIPPKMSVLYFMGYLKGKSSLMIHDRHGNLKYNHGNRTFWAKGYYVSTVGLNQKAVAKYIREQEAEDRLRDNMSKREYVDPFKK from the coding sequence ATGTCGAGCGACAATAGTTTATCACACACAAGGTGGAATTGTAAGTACCACATTGTGTTTATACCAAAGTATCGAAGGAAGATCATATACGGCAAGTTAAGAAGAGATATCGGAGCAATATTACGCAGACTATGTGATATGAAAGATGTTGAAATCATTGAAGCACATGCGATGCCAGACCACATTCACATGTTAGTAAGGATCCCTCCCAAAATGTCTGTTTTGTATTTCATGGGATACTTAAAAGGAAAAAGCTCGTTAATGATCCATGATAGACATGGGAATTTAAAATATAATCATGGGAATCGAACATTCTGGGCTAAAGGATATTACGTAAGTACCGTAGGCTTGAATCAAAAGGCTGTTGCAAAATATATCAGAGAACAAGAAGCAGAAGACCGCTTGCGAGACAATATGAGCAAGCGAGAATACGTAGATCCGTTTAAAAAATAA